The following coding sequences lie in one Hoplias malabaricus isolate fHopMal1 chromosome 14, fHopMal1.hap1, whole genome shotgun sequence genomic window:
- the rgl1 gene encoding ral guanine nucleotide dissociation stimulator-like 1 isoform X2 — protein MRESLTMKFAWKTKMSSVQDWGEEVEEGAVYSVTLKRVQIQQAANKGARWLGAEGDRLPPGHTVSQLETCKIRSIRSGTLERLVDTLLTAFGDNDLTYTSIFLSTYRTFASTQSVLQLLLDKYGNMEDFESNQHLSGESRGAVRTALASILRAWLDQCPEDFQEPPSYPSLRRVLGFLQKAMPSSEPTRRAQSLLEHLQNQAALESDIEGGFHGNSPFCLGEDEEVEIEVQEDFLSFSADLVAEQLTYMDALLFKKVVPHHCLGSVWSQRDKKENKQTSPSVRATITQFNAVTCCVVSTVLRQRHLRPHLRARIIQHWIDVAQECRIRKNFSSLKAIVSALQSNPIYRLKRAWACVHKDNMQMFEELSDIFSDHNNYLTSRELLMREGTSKFANLENCAKEHQKRSQKRLQLQKDAGAMQGTIPYLGTFLTDLTMLDTALPDLVEGGLINFEKRRREFEVIAQIKLLQSACNSYCLKQDPAFLRWFKNQPQHTEEESYAVSCEIEGLGDSSPTSPKSRTSMVKRLSLLFLGPDTSAASSPVRETPRSPPTGSSGDSLDSVSVSSSDSNPSDSEGMTPTHTLHAQMKKMSESSSCTSLHSMDTSSSSASGPASLASPTLSGSATCTHSRCASLMPLCPTSPSSPCMPPAYNTQAHDTCIIRVSLEHGNGNLYKSILLTNQDKTPAVISRAMAKHNLDEEQAEKYELVQVISDERELVIPDNANVFYGMNTSVNFDFVLRVRGSEGRPVQLRSRCSSTLPRSQHRTSLSLRLSKVTL, from the exons gcGGAGGGTGACCGATTGCCCCCAGGTCATACAGTCAGTCAGTTGGAGACGTGTAAAATCCGAAGCATCCGCTCTGGAACACTGGAGCGGCTTGTAGACACTCTGCTTACAGCCTTTGGAGATAATGACCTCACCTACACCAGCATCTTCCTGTCCACATACAGAACCTTTGCCAGCACTCAGAGTGTCCTCCAGCTGCTGCTGGACAA GTATGGAAACATGGAGGACTTTGAAAGCAATCAGCACCTTTCTGGAGAAAGCAGAGGAGCTGTGAGAAC TGCATTAGCGTCCATCCTGAGAGCGTGGTTGGATCAGTGTCCAGAGGATTTCCAGGAGCCGCCGTCGTACCCTAGTCTTAGACGGGTTTTGGGTTTCCTGCAGAAGGCAATGCCCAGCTCTGAGCCCACACGCAGGGCACAAAGTCTGCTGGAACACTTGCAGAACCAGGCAGCACTGGAGAGTGACATAGAGG GAGGATTCCATGGTAACAGTCCTTTCTGCCTgggtgaggatgaggaggtggagaTTGAGGTGCAGGAGGACTTCCTGTCCTTCAGCGCCGACCTGGTGGCGGAGCAGCTCACCTACATGGACGCG TTGCTGTTTAAGAAGGTGGTTCCCCACCACTGTTTGGGCTCCGTATGGTCTCAGCGAGACAAAAAAGAGAACAAGCAGACATCCCCCAGCGTCCGCGCCACTATCACCCAGTTCAACGCTGTGACGTGCTGTGTGGTCAGCACTGTCCTCCGCCAGCGGCACCTGCGGCCACACCTGCGGGCTCGCATCATCCAGCACTGGATTGATGTTGCACAG GAATGTAGAATCCGCAAGAACTTCTCTTCCCTCAAAGCCATCGTCTCAGCCTTGCAGTCCAACCCCATCTACAGACTGAAAAGAGCCTGGGCATGTGTACACAA AGACAACATGCAAATGTTTGAGGAGCTCTCAGACATTTTCTCTGACCACAACAATTACCTGACCAGCCGAGAGCTGCTGATGAGG GAGGGGACTTCAAAGTTTGCTAATTTAGAGAACTGTGCCAAAGAGCATCAAAAGCGCTCTCAGAAGAGACTGCAGCTGCAGAAAGACGCG GGTGCCATGCAGGGAACTATTCCCTACCTCGGCACGTTTCTGACCGACCTCACAATGCTGGACACAGCACTCCCAGACCTTGTGGAG GGTGGTCTGATCAACTTTGAAAAGAGGAGAAGG GAGTTTGAGGTCATTGCTCAGATTAAGCTCTTGCAGTCGGCCTGTAACAGTTACTGCCTCAAACAGGACCCTGCCTTTCTGCGCTGGTTCAAGAACCAACCACAACACACCGAGGAAGAGAG CTATGCTGTGTCCTGCGAGATCGAAGGTCTGGGAGACAGCAGTCCCACGTCACCCAAGTCCCGCACCAGCATGGTGAAAAGACTGAGTCT GCTTTTCCTGGGACCCGACACCTCAGCCGCAAGCTCTCCAGTGAGAGAAACTCCCAGGTCTCCCCCTACTGGCAGCTCAGGGGACAGCTTGGACTCTGTCAGTGTGTCCTCCAGTGATTCCAACCCTTCAGACAGCGAGGGCatgacacccacacacacccttcatGCACAAATGAAGAAG ATGTCCGAGTCTTCCTCCTGTACCTCTCTCCATTCCATGGACACCTCCTCGTCCTCTGCAAGTGGTCCAGCGTCTCTAGCCTCGCCCACGCTATCAGGCTCTGCCACCTGCACTCACAGCCGCTGTGCCTCACTCATGCCACTTTGCCCAACATCCCCCAGCTCCCCGTGCATGCCCCCTGCATACAACACCCAGGCCCATGACACCTGCATCATCAGAGTCAGCCTGGAGCACGGCAACGGAAACCTCTACAAGAGCATTTTG ctGACAAACCAGGACAAAACCCCGGCGGTGATCAGCAGGGCCATGGCTAAGCACAACCTCGACGAGGAAcaggcagaaaaatatgagctGGTTCAGGTCATTTCTGATGAGAGAG agCTGGTGATCCCCGACAATGCCAACGTCTTCTACGGCATGAACACGTCGGTGAACTTTGACTTTGTTCTGCGCGTGCGTGGCTCTGAGGGACGGCCGGTCCAGCTGCGTTCTCGCTGCAGCTCCACACTTCCCCGCTCCCAGCATCGCACCAGCCTGTCCCTCCGCCTCAGCAAGGTCACGCTGTGA